TCGAGGCGCCTTCCGGGCTCGTCTCGTTGCCGTCGCTCTTATCGCCGCAACCCACGAGCGAGGCTGCAAGCAGTGGTGGCACAGCAATCATTGCTAATGCGCGTCGTACAGTCCTCGTTTTATTAGTCATTGCTAGCCCTTACGTATCGTCAAGCTTCTAGTGAGACACTAGCTTTGCCTACCTTTGCGCAAATTGCCAGTGATCGCAATAAATTTTCTAGGCTGACTTATAGCTCGTCCATCCACTAGGAGGTGTTTATGCAACCGAAGTTCCTTATCGGTCTTCTCTTTGCTTTGGCGTCGTCCTTTGCATTCGCTCTTCCTGGACCGGTGGGGAAAGCGCTCTACGGTTCCGGCTGGTCGCCAGGTTCTGTGACTTTAGTGCGTTTGACCGGTTGCGCGCTCGTCCTCCTAGTGCCCACCTTGATCCAGTTGCGCGGTAAGTGGGGTGAAGTGCGTGCGCACTGGCGGCTTGTAGTCGCGTTCGGCCTGTTCTCGATGACCGGCGTTCAAGCCACGTATTTCGTGGCGGTGGAACGCCTGAATGTCACGATCGCGATCCTGCTTGAGATGACCGCACCCATGATGATCGTTTTCTGGCTGTGGGCCCGCACCAAGGCCCGCCCTTCCGGGCTCACGTTCTTTGGGCTTGCGATCTCGATGATCGGCCTGGTTGCGGTGCTCGATGTGGGCTCGGTCATCGGCGAAGGCTCAGGTTCCCTCGACGCACTCGGCGTGGTCATGGGGCTGGCCTCAGCGGTGTGCCTGGCCGTGTACTTCATGATTTCTGCGAACGACTCGGTCCGGATCCCCTCCACCGCCCTGACGGGGCTGGGCTTCGCGGTCGGCGCCATCGGCACGGTCCCGTTCGTAGCACTCGGTTTACTCCCATGGAAGGCAACCACGGATCCCGTTGCGCTCGGCCAATGGAGTGCACCCTGGTTCATCGCCCACAGCATCATCATCGTCTTCACCGTCGCCGCCTACGTCCTCGGTGTTGTGGGCCTGCGGCTCATGGGTGCCGGCGTAGGTTCGTTCGTGAACCTCACCGAGGTCCTCTTCGCAGCCGTTGTGGCGTGGTGGCTACTCGGCGAGACGCTGGCGAGCATCCAGTTCGTGGGTGGTGCGGCGATCCTCGCCGGAGTCGTCTTCATCAAGCTCGGTGAGCGCCCACGCGGCCGTTCGCCAATGTCCAAGAAGATGCCAGGCATCGAGCCTCGCCGCCGCGTCAAATGGCGGCCAACACGGAAGAAGAACCACAAACGCAAAGACGGCACGCCTGGCAACAAGACCCAGAACGGCGATAAGGGCCAAAGCCAGAAGAAGGTGCAGGAGGGCAACCAGAAACGGCCTCAACGCCGCGAGGTTACCCCGCTCTAAAGTCAGCCCGCTCTAAAGCCAGCCCCCGCTGATGCGCTGATGTCTCCCGCTCTAGCGCGTTGCTAGATGCCGGCGTCGGCGGATTCATAGGCCATGTTGTTGAAGCGCGAGTAGTGGCCCTGGAACGCGACCACGATCGTCTTGGTCGGGCCGTTTCTGTGCTTAGCCACGATTACGTCGGCTTCACCTGCGCGTGGGGACTCTTTGTCGTAGATGTCTTCGCGGTGCAACAGGATGACCATGTCGGCGTCCTGCTCAATCGAACCGGATTCACGCAGGTCGGAGACCTGTGGGCGTTTATCGGTGCGCTGTTCGGAGCCGCGGTTGAGCTGCGAGAGCGCGATGACCGGAACATCGAGCTCTTTAGCCAACAGTTTGAGCGCACGCGAGAACTCAGCGACC
The Pseudoglutamicibacter albus DNA segment above includes these coding regions:
- a CDS encoding EamA family transporter codes for the protein MQPKFLIGLLFALASSFAFALPGPVGKALYGSGWSPGSVTLVRLTGCALVLLVPTLIQLRGKWGEVRAHWRLVVAFGLFSMTGVQATYFVAVERLNVTIAILLEMTAPMMIVFWLWARTKARPSGLTFFGLAISMIGLVAVLDVGSVIGEGSGSLDALGVVMGLASAVCLAVYFMISANDSVRIPSTALTGLGFAVGAIGTVPFVALGLLPWKATTDPVALGQWSAPWFIAHSIIIVFTVAAYVLGVVGLRLMGAGVGSFVNLTEVLFAAVVAWWLLGETLASIQFVGGAAILAGVVFIKLGERPRGRSPMSKKMPGIEPRRRVKWRPTRKKNHKRKDGTPGNKTQNGDKGQSQKKVQEGNQKRPQRREVTPL